The sequence GCGGAAGCCTACGGCGTGCGCAACTCTATTTTTTTGCTCAATGGAACGTCTGTAGGAAATATAGCAATGTTTCTTGCGGCTTGCGACCCGGGAGATTCCGTAATAGTTTCAAGAAGTTCTCACAAATCTATAATGGCGGGCGTCGTTTTATCCGGCGTTTGGCCTATTTGGATTCAGCCGAAAATTGAACAAAATCTTGACGTAATTTTTAATTCAACATATGCTCAAATTAAGGACGCGTTAGACCGTTATCCCGAGGCTAAAGCTGTTTTTGTAACAAGCCCCACATATAACGGCGTAGTAACGGAACTGGATAAAATAGTAGATCTTTGCCACAGAAGAGGAAAAATTGTGCTTGTTGACGAAGCGCACGGTCCTCATTTAATATTTAACAATCAGCTTCCGCAGCAGTCCGCAGTTCGCGCGGGCGCAGATTTGTGCGTTCAGTCAACGCATAAAATACTGTCGGCGTTTTCACAGGGCTCTGTTCTTCATTTTAATTCCAAACTTGTAGATTTTAACAGAGTTAAAAAAGTAGTTTCAATGCTTCAAACCACAAGTCCGAATTACCTTACGCTTGCAACTCTTGATTTGGCAAGAAGGCAGGCGGTTATGGACGGCGGCAAAATGTTTGACAAAGTAATTGAAGCGGCCGAATGGGGAAGAAATTACATAAACCATAATATAGCTTCCATGAAGTGTTTCACAAGAAAAGAAATTCAGCGCGAAGGTTTTGATTTGGACGTTACAAAACTTACCGTAAACGTTACCAAAACCGGACTTTCCGGATACGAAATAGAAGACATACTTGCTAAAAAATACAACATACAGCTTGATTACGCCGACATTTTTAACTTAGTTGCAATTATGGGCATAGGGTCTAATAAGTCGGATGTGGAAGCTTTGGTCAACGCTCTTAAAGATATAGATAAAACTTATCACGGAGAACAAAAAAATTGGGCTTTGCAAATACCGTCGCTGGCTACCGAGATGGTTATGATGCCTAGAGACGTGTATTTGTCAAATAACACAAAAAGAGTGCCTTTAAATAAATCCGTCGGGCATGTTTCGGCGCAGGTGCTTACGCCGTATCCTCCGGGTATTCCCGTGTTAATTCCGGGCGAAAGAATTACTAAAGAAATCTGCGATTACCTTATGGATATGTCTTCAAAAGATATAAGAATAAGCGGACAAGAAAGCGACATGCTTAAAACCGTAAAGGTTTTTACAAACTGATAATTCAGGCAATGGGGAATAAAATGAATAAAAAAGACGCGGCAAATTTTAAAAAGATTTTAATTCAGAAAAGAACGGAGCTTTTAAATAAAGTAAACAACGCGCAAAAAGAACTTGATTCTTCTTCCGAAGAAAACGTGGGCGACGAAATAGATACGGCAAGCCAAAACAGCCAGAAAGAAATGTATTTTGAGCTTGCGGCAAACGATAAAATAACTTTAGACACAATTAACGACGCAATTGCAAAAGTTGAAAGAGGAACTTTCGGCAAATGCGAATGCTGCGGCGAAAACATAACTCTTGAAAGGCTAAAAGCAATACCGTGGTCTCGCTACTGTATTAAATGTCAGGAAGAAGCCGAAAGACCAAGAAAATAAAATGCAAACATTGTTTGGTATTTCTTTACCTGAAAATATTGTAATGTGGTCTGAAAGCGCAGCGGTTTTTGCGCTTATATTTGTTGCAGGTTTTTTATTTAAAAAATACATATTAAAATTTTTGCAAAAAATTGTAGAAAAGTCCGGACTTGTTTTAGGCGACGACATAGTAATATCTTCAAAAAATTACGTTTCGTTTTGGTTCTTTCTTACTGCGTTATATTGCTCTTATTTAATTTCGCCTTTAGAGCATAAATACGATGTAATAGATAAAGCGTTTTTTGTTTTGTTGGCTTTTTCTTTTGTGGTATTGGCGGCTTCTGTCGCAGCTAAAATATTTCAAAGAGCGGTTTCCGAAGCTATCGGCGTAAACATAATAAAGTTTGTCGTAATATTTATAGGCATAGTTCTTATTTTAAACCAAATAGGCGTTAAGTTAACGCCTATACTTACGGCGTTGGGCGTAGGTTCTTTGGCGGTGGCTCTTGCGCTTCAAGATACTTTAAGCAATTTTTTTGCCGGCGTAAATATTCTTGCAAGCGGGCAAATAATGCGCGGCGATTATATACAGCTTGACTCGGGACAGGAAGGCAGAGTAATAGAAATAAATTGGAGAACCACCCGCATAAGAGAAATTTCAAATAATGTGATAACGGTTCCGAATACTAAAATATCGTCGGCAATAGTTAAAATTGTGCACTCGTTAAACGCTGCCGAACTTACGGTGTCCGTAAAATGCGGCGTTTCTTACGACAGCGACTTGGAAAAAGTTGAAGCAGCGGCAATTGCGGCCGTAACGGAAGTTTTAAACTCTTCCGAGGGCGCCGCAAAAACTTTTAAACCTATTGTGCGTTTTGGCGAATTTGCGGATTCTTCAATAAATTTTAGCGTTATATTTCGCGTTCGCGATATGTATGTGCGCTCTGAAGTTGTGCATAATGTTATAAAAAGTATTAAGAAAAAATTTGACGCGCAACACATTGAAATACCGTTTCCGCAAAGAGTTGTTACTCTTAAAAAAGATTAAGGGAAAATATATATGAAGTTTGTTTTAAGCTCTAAAATATTTAAAGCCGTTGTTAGCGAAGCTAATCTCAATTACAAAGGCAGCATAACCATAGATAGCGATCTTATTGAAAAAGCCGGTCTTTGGGTTGGCGAAAAAGTTTTGGTTGTGTCTAACACTTCGGGAGCAAGACTTGAAACTTATGTTATACCGGGCAAAGCGGGCTCTGGCGTAATGTGTATGAACGGCGCCGCGGCTCATCTTATAAAAAAAGACGAAGAAATTATAGTAATGGGTTTTACTCTTTCCGATAAACCCGTTAACGCAAAAATAGTTTTTGTAGATAAAAACAATAAATGCGT is a genomic window of Endomicrobium proavitum containing:
- a CDS encoding aminotransferase class I/II-fold pyridoxal phosphate-dependent enzyme, yielding MKKKSKVTAAQKAFLARQSKAPMFDVLLGHAKRDVVSFHCPGHKNGRSIDEELKSYTGENVFKFDVTVFDEVDSLHDPVGPIKKSQELMAEAYGVRNSIFLLNGTSVGNIAMFLAACDPGDSVIVSRSSHKSIMAGVVLSGVWPIWIQPKIEQNLDVIFNSTYAQIKDALDRYPEAKAVFVTSPTYNGVVTELDKIVDLCHRRGKIVLVDEAHGPHLIFNNQLPQQSAVRAGADLCVQSTHKILSAFSQGSVLHFNSKLVDFNRVKKVVSMLQTTSPNYLTLATLDLARRQAVMDGGKMFDKVIEAAEWGRNYINHNIASMKCFTRKEIQREGFDLDVTKLTVNVTKTGLSGYEIEDILAKKYNIQLDYADIFNLVAIMGIGSNKSDVEALVNALKDIDKTYHGEQKNWALQIPSLATEMVMMPRDVYLSNNTKRVPLNKSVGHVSAQVLTPYPPGIPVLIPGERITKEICDYLMDMSSKDIRISGQESDMLKTVKVFTN
- a CDS encoding TraR/DksA family transcriptional regulator, translated to MNKKDAANFKKILIQKRTELLNKVNNAQKELDSSSEENVGDEIDTASQNSQKEMYFELAANDKITLDTINDAIAKVERGTFGKCECCGENITLERLKAIPWSRYCIKCQEEAERPRK
- a CDS encoding mechanosensitive ion channel family protein, coding for MQTLFGISLPENIVMWSESAAVFALIFVAGFLFKKYILKFLQKIVEKSGLVLGDDIVISSKNYVSFWFFLTALYCSYLISPLEHKYDVIDKAFFVLLAFSFVVLAASVAAKIFQRAVSEAIGVNIIKFVVIFIGIVLILNQIGVKLTPILTALGVGSLAVALALQDTLSNFFAGVNILASGQIMRGDYIQLDSGQEGRVIEINWRTTRIREISNNVITVPNTKISSAIVKIVHSLNAAELTVSVKCGVSYDSDLEKVEAAAIAAVTEVLNSSEGAAKTFKPIVRFGEFADSSINFSVIFRVRDMYVRSEVVHNVIKSIKKKFDAQHIEIPFPQRVVTLKKD
- the panD gene encoding aspartate 1-decarboxylase, which encodes MKFVLSSKIFKAVVSEANLNYKGSITIDSDLIEKAGLWVGEKVLVVSNTSGARLETYVIPGKAGSGVMCMNGAAAHLIKKDEEIIVMGFTLSDKPVNAKIVFVDKNNKCVKVDTLY